The genomic window GATTCACATCCAGAACCTATAATTTCTAGTTTTGCTGAAAAGGCTATTTATGAACCAAATAAACAGGTGGAAATAGAAACAATAACAAGAGTGGCAAACCAGTCAGATCCAGAGTCAGGACCGCCTATCACATTCGCAGAAGTAGAAAACGTGGATTATGAATTGCCGCCTATTAATCTGCTTAAGCTGCCTAGACAAACAGATCAAAGCGGCGAATATGAGTTAATACATGCTAATGCAGCAAAGCTTGAAAGGACTTTTCAAAGTTTTGGCGTTAAAGCAAGAGTGACTCAGGTTCATCTAGGACCAGCTGTAACGAAATATGAGGTGCATCCAGATGTGGGAGTTAAGGTCAGTAAGATTGTTAGTTTGCATGATGATTTGGCCCTGGCGCTTGCAGCAAAGGACATTAGAATCGAGGCCCCGATTCCTGGGAAATCTGCGATTGGGATTGAAGTGCCAAATTCTGAAGTCGCAATGGTTTCGCTTAGAGAAGTCATTGAAGCAAACCAATATGAGAGGCCAGATTCAAAGCTATTAATTGGATTAGGCCGAGATATTACGGGTGAATCAGTTTTAGCAGAATTAAATAAAATGCCCCATCTATTAGTGGCTGGTGCAACTGGCAGCGGTAAAAGTGTGTGCATTAACGGAATCATCACAAGTGTATTAATGCGGGCAAAGCCGCATGAAGTGAAATTAATGATGATTGACCCCAAAATGGTTGAATTGAATGTATATAATGGGGTCCCACACTTGCTTGCTCCTGTTGTTACGGATCCAAAAAAAGCATCACAGGCACTAAAAAAAGTTGTGAATGAAATGGAAAGACGCTATGAGCTATTTTCACATACAGGAACAAGAAATATTGAAGGATATAATGAATACGTAAAAAGACATAATGCGGAAGAAGAAGCACAGCAGCCGCTGCTGCCATACATCGTTGTGATTGTGGACGAGCTTGCTGATTTAATGATGGTAGCATCCTCTGATGTAGAAGATGCAATCACTAGGCTTGCTCAAATGGCGCGTGCAGCTGGAATACATTTAATCATTGCTACCCAGCGTCCTTCTGTAGATGTCATTACAGGTGTTATTAAGGCGAATATACCTTCTAGGATTGCCTTTGCTGTTTCCTCTGCAACTGATTCAAGAACCATTCTTGATATGGGTGGAGCGGAGAAGTTGCTAGGCAGAGGAGATATGCTCTTCCTTCCAGTTGGTGCTTCTAAGCCTGTTCGGATTCAAGGTGCTTTTTTATCAGATGAAGAAGTTGAGGATGTCGTTAATTTTGTTATCGAACAGCAGAAGGCACAATATCAAGAAGAGATGATTCCAGATGAAATACCGGAAACAACGTCAGAAGTTGATGATGACTTATACGAAGAAGCAGTTGAACTTATATTAGAAATGCAAACAGCTT from Bacillus sp. DTU_2020_1000418_1_SI_GHA_SEK_038 includes these protein-coding regions:
- a CDS encoding DNA translocase FtsK, which translates into the protein MAKKKRRQSRKKENIKSTIKFELIGLALLALGVIAMAKLGKAGDWTVLFFQFFMGDWYILGVLGMIVFASYIMWKRTLPNFFSTKLVGCYLIICSILLLSHTTHIELLTNSGKVQNPSVIKQTFEMFEMVRNSETSTEKLYGGMIGAILIAVFFYLFDVAGAKFIALIMIIIGITLVTGRTFGEAFGKLLTAIGKFMKNQWDAFILDMKEWGRNRKVKRSSRREKAKEQRSRAEEEITTEPVIKINSASEQNEDSHPEPIISSFAEKAIYEPNKQVEIETITRVANQSDPESGPPITFAEVENVDYELPPINLLKLPRQTDQSGEYELIHANAAKLERTFQSFGVKARVTQVHLGPAVTKYEVHPDVGVKVSKIVSLHDDLALALAAKDIRIEAPIPGKSAIGIEVPNSEVAMVSLREVIEANQYERPDSKLLIGLGRDITGESVLAELNKMPHLLVAGATGSGKSVCINGIITSVLMRAKPHEVKLMMIDPKMVELNVYNGVPHLLAPVVTDPKKASQALKKVVNEMERRYELFSHTGTRNIEGYNEYVKRHNAEEEAQQPLLPYIVVIVDELADLMMVASSDVEDAITRLAQMARAAGIHLIIATQRPSVDVITGVIKANIPSRIAFAVSSATDSRTILDMGGAEKLLGRGDMLFLPVGASKPVRIQGAFLSDEEVEDVVNFVIEQQKAQYQEEMIPDEIPETTSEVDDDLYEEAVELILEMQTASVSMLQRRFRIGYTRAARLIDEMEARGIVGPYEGSKPRAVLLGKPSEEASS